A DNA window from Sphingomonas profundi contains the following coding sequences:
- a CDS encoding alpha/beta hydrolase: protein MRDALAGLRRYQEAERPPRPPVRPIAAQVGRAVLRDYGGAGPPVVFVPSLINPPGVLDLAEDNSLLRWLAGQGVRPLLLEWGSPVPDERDLSVAGHVERYLLPLIAALGGRPALAGYCLGGTMTIAAAARADVSALVTIAAPWRFAGFPDEARASLNDLWRSAEPAAERLGLMPMEVLQTSFWRLDPARTVGKFERLGRGAMAEAAIPGFVALEDWANDGPPLTLAAGRELLVDLFTGDRTGRGEWIVAGSPVDPARLTCPVLDVISTSDRIVPAASAPGIGTPLSLGLGHVGMIVGGRARTLLWEPLAQWLRAATRA from the coding sequence ATGCGCGATGCCCTGGCCGGTCTGAGACGCTATCAGGAGGCCGAGCGCCCGCCGCGCCCGCCGGTGCGGCCGATCGCTGCGCAGGTGGGCCGCGCCGTGCTGCGCGACTACGGCGGCGCCGGGCCGCCTGTGGTGTTCGTGCCTTCGCTGATCAACCCGCCCGGCGTGCTGGACCTCGCCGAGGACAATTCGCTGCTCCGCTGGCTCGCCGGCCAGGGCGTACGGCCGCTGCTGCTGGAATGGGGCAGCCCCGTGCCGGACGAGCGCGATCTCTCGGTGGCGGGCCATGTCGAACGCTATCTGCTGCCGCTGATCGCGGCGCTCGGCGGGCGGCCCGCGCTGGCCGGCTACTGCCTGGGCGGCACGATGACGATCGCCGCCGCCGCGCGTGCGGACGTTTCCGCGCTGGTGACGATCGCGGCGCCCTGGCGCTTCGCCGGCTTCCCGGACGAGGCGCGCGCCAGCCTGAACGACCTGTGGCGCAGCGCCGAGCCCGCGGCCGAGCGGCTGGGCCTGATGCCGATGGAGGTGCTGCAGACGAGTTTCTGGCGGCTCGATCCCGCCCGCACGGTGGGCAAGTTCGAGCGGCTGGGGCGCGGCGCCATGGCCGAGGCCGCGATCCCCGGCTTCGTGGCGCTGGAGGATTGGGCCAATGACGGCCCGCCCCTGACCCTGGCGGCCGGGCGCGAGCTGCTGGTCGATCTGTTCACCGGCGATCGCACCGGGCGCGGCGAGTGGATCGTCGCGGGATCGCCGGTCGATCCCGCCCGCCTGACCTGCCCGGTGCTGGACGTGATCTCCACCAGCGACCGCATCGTGCCGGCCGCCAGCGCGCCGGGCATCGGCACGCCCCTCTCGCTCGGCCTCGGCCATGTCGGCATGATCGTCGGCGGGCGGGCGCGCACGCTGCTGTGGGAGCCGCTGGCGCAGTGGCTGCGCGCGGCGACGCGTGCGTGA
- the phaR gene encoding polyhydroxyalkanoate synthesis repressor PhaR yields MAKSSGGSGTVIIKKYANRRLYNTETSSYITLEHLAAMTREGRDFKVIDAKSEDDITHNVLTQIIMEEETRGQTMLPVSFLRQLISLYGDSMQSMVPQYLEASMDAFRRNQMQFRTAMEGAFTGGPFAELAKRNIEMFEAATKAFKPKLGGAEAPAAPAAHQPVEDEVAALKDQLAGLQAKIDKLSG; encoded by the coding sequence ATGGCGAAATCTTCTGGCGGATCGGGAACGGTCATCATCAAGAAATACGCCAATCGCCGGCTCTACAACACCGAAACATCGAGCTACATCACGCTGGAGCATCTCGCCGCGATGACGCGCGAGGGCCGCGACTTCAAGGTGATCGACGCCAAGTCGGAAGACGACATCACCCACAACGTCCTCACCCAGATCATCATGGAGGAGGAGACGCGGGGGCAGACGATGCTGCCGGTAAGCTTCCTGCGCCAGCTGATCTCGCTTTACGGCGACTCCATGCAGTCGATGGTGCCGCAATATCTGGAAGCATCGATGGATGCGTTCCGTCGCAACCAGATGCAGTTTCGCACCGCTATGGAAGGCGCCTTCACCGGCGGCCCGTTCGCCGAACTCGCCAAGCGCAACATCGAGATGTTCGAGGCGGCGACAAAGGCGTTCAAGCCCAAGCTGGGCGGCGCCGAGGCGCCCGCTGCCCCCGCCGCGCATCAGCCGGTGGAGGATGAGGTCGCCGCATTGAAGGACCAGCTGGCCGGCCTGCAGGCGAAGATCGACAAGCTGAGCGGTTGA
- a CDS encoding class I SAM-dependent methyltransferase has translation MRHLFLAALLAPLTLAATAATPVQTKPADALAAAVASPARSAANRARDQYRHPVQTLAFFGVKPGQTVVEIWPGAGWYAEILAPLLSARGHYIAATQPPGKNRDATLKLLAGDPARFGKATTTIFDVKAPSTIAPPGTADVVLTFRNVHNMLMAGDDVAARAFVDFYRALKPGGVLGVEDHRLPESADAALEKTSGYIKRSTVVRLATAAGFKLAAESEVNANPKDPANWPNGVWTLPPTLSQGDVDRAKYVAIGESDRMTLKFVKPLG, from the coding sequence ATGCGCCACCTTTTTCTCGCCGCCCTGCTGGCACCGCTCACCCTTGCCGCCACCGCCGCTACGCCGGTGCAGACGAAGCCGGCCGATGCGCTGGCGGCGGCCGTCGCCAGCCCGGCCCGATCCGCCGCCAACCGCGCGCGCGACCAATATCGCCACCCCGTCCAGACGCTCGCCTTCTTCGGCGTGAAGCCCGGCCAGACGGTGGTGGAGATCTGGCCCGGCGCCGGCTGGTATGCCGAGATCCTCGCGCCGCTGCTGTCCGCGCGCGGCCACTACATCGCCGCCACCCAGCCGCCCGGCAAGAATCGCGATGCCACGCTGAAGCTGCTGGCGGGCGATCCCGCGCGCTTCGGCAAGGCCACGACGACGATCTTCGACGTCAAGGCGCCCTCCACGATCGCGCCGCCCGGAACGGCAGACGTGGTGCTCACCTTCCGCAACGTGCACAACATGCTGATGGCCGGCGACGATGTGGCCGCACGCGCCTTCGTCGACTTCTACCGCGCGCTGAAGCCCGGCGGCGTGCTGGGCGTGGAGGATCACCGCCTGCCCGAGAGTGCGGATGCGGCGCTGGAGAAGACCAGCGGGTATATTAAGCGATCGACGGTGGTGCGCCTCGCCACCGCCGCCGGCTTCAAGCTGGCAGCGGAGTCGGAGGTGAACGCCAATCCCAAGGATCCGGCGAACTGGCCGAACGGCGTGTGGACGCTGCCGCCGACCCTGAGCCAGGGTGACGTCGACCGCGCCAAATATGTCGCCATCGGCGAGAGCGACCGGATGACCCTGAAGTTCGTCAAGCCGCTCGGCTGA
- a CDS encoding CpaF family protein yields the protein MSAFGRRSGASSGGQRPSFGVARPLHGGGPAPVETGGAQFPSLDTMAFPGESSVPVTMDAMARLASRQDASGEAGSSKQEGFDASVHKIKEQVLPRLLERIDPEAAATLSKDELAEEFRPIIGEVLAELKITLNRREQFALEKVLVDELLGLGPLEELLNDPLITDIMVNGPDQTYIEKKGKLEIAPITFRDEEHLFQIAQRIVSKVGRRVDQTTPLADARLMDGSRVNVIVPPLSLRGTAISIRKFSAKPITLDMMAKGGSMSDKMATALKIAGASRFNIVISGGTGSGKTTMLNALSKLIDPGERVITIEDAAELRLQQPHWLPLETRPANLEGNGQISIRDLVVNALRMRPDRIILGEIRGAECFDMLAAMNTGHDGSMCTLHSNSPREALARMENMVMMSDIKVPKEAISRQIADSVDMIIQVKRLRDGSRRVTNITEVIGMEGAVIVTQELFKFEYMDEGADGKIMGEYRAMGLRPYTLDKARQFGFDQPFLESCL from the coding sequence ATGAGCGCTTTTGGCCGACGCAGCGGAGCTTCGAGCGGCGGGCAGCGGCCCTCCTTCGGGGTGGCGCGGCCGCTCCACGGCGGTGGCCCCGCTCCTGTCGAGACCGGCGGCGCGCAATTCCCCTCGCTCGACACGATGGCCTTCCCGGGCGAGAGCAGCGTGCCCGTCACGATGGACGCGATGGCTCGCCTCGCCAGCCGCCAGGATGCGTCGGGAGAGGCCGGCAGCAGCAAGCAGGAAGGATTCGACGCCTCCGTCCACAAGATCAAGGAGCAGGTGCTGCCGCGCCTGCTGGAGCGGATCGACCCGGAAGCCGCGGCCACCCTCAGCAAGGACGAGCTGGCCGAGGAATTCCGCCCGATCATCGGCGAGGTGCTGGCCGAGCTGAAGATCACGCTCAACCGCCGCGAGCAGTTCGCGCTGGAAAAGGTGCTGGTCGACGAGTTGCTGGGTCTGGGGCCGCTGGAGGAGCTGCTCAACGATCCGCTGATCACCGACATCATGGTGAACGGGCCGGACCAGACCTATATCGAGAAGAAGGGCAAGCTGGAGATCGCGCCGATCACCTTCCGCGACGAGGAGCATCTGTTCCAGATCGCCCAGCGCATCGTCTCCAAGGTCGGCCGCCGCGTCGACCAGACCACCCCACTGGCCGACGCCCGCCTGATGGACGGCTCCCGCGTCAACGTCATCGTGCCGCCGCTGAGCTTGCGTGGCACCGCGATCTCGATCCGCAAATTCTCGGCCAAGCCGATCACCTTGGACATGATGGCCAAGGGCGGCAGCATGTCGGACAAGATGGCGACGGCGCTGAAGATCGCCGGCGCCAGCCGCTTCAACATCGTGATCTCCGGCGGCACCGGCTCCGGCAAGACGACGATGCTGAACGCGCTCTCCAAGCTGATCGACCCCGGCGAGCGCGTCATCACGATCGAGGACGCGGCCGAACTCCGCCTCCAGCAGCCGCACTGGCTGCCGCTGGAGACGCGCCCCGCCAACCTGGAGGGCAACGGCCAGATCTCGATCCGCGATCTCGTCGTCAACGCGCTGCGCATGCGGCCGGACCGCATCATCCTGGGCGAGATCCGTGGCGCCGAGTGTTTCGATATGCTCGCCGCCATGAACACCGGCCACGATGGCTCCATGTGCACGCTGCACAGCAACTCCCCGCGCGAGGCGCTGGCGCGTATGGAGAACATGGTGATGATGTCGGACATCAAGGTGCCGAAGGAGGCGATCAGCCGCCAGATCGCCGATTCGGTGGACATGATCATCCAGGTGAAGCGCCTGCGCGACGGCAGCCGCCGCGTGACCAACATCACCGAGGTGATCGGCATGGAAGGCGCCGTGATCGTCACGCAGGAGCTGTTCAAGTTCGAGTATATGGACGAGGGCGCCGACGGCAAGATCATGGGCGAGTATCGCGCGATGGGCCTGCGCCCGTACACGCTGGACAAGGCGCGCCAGTTCGGCTTCGACCAGCCGTTCCTGGAAAGCTGCCTCTAG
- a CDS encoding ATP synthase F1 subunit epsilon: MALHFELVTPEKLLRSEDVHMVVVPGTEGDFGVLAGHAPFMSVVRSGELTVYSGPNTVSGRIHVEGGFAEVNEKGLTVLAEAATEA; this comes from the coding sequence ATGGCCCTCCACTTCGAACTCGTCACGCCCGAGAAGCTGCTTCGCTCGGAGGATGTCCACATGGTCGTGGTGCCCGGCACCGAGGGTGATTTCGGCGTGCTGGCCGGCCACGCGCCCTTCATGTCGGTCGTCCGCTCGGGCGAGCTGACGGTCTATTCGGGGCCGAACACCGTCTCCGGCAGGATCCATGTCGAGGGCGGTTTCGCCGAGGTGAACGAGAAGGGCCTCACCGTGCTTGCCGAGGCCGCGACCGAGGCCTGA